From a region of the Nomascus leucogenys isolate Asia unplaced genomic scaffold, Asia_NLE_v1 Super-Scaffold_285, whole genome shotgun sequence genome:
- the LOC100580141 gene encoding keratin-associated protein 4-12 isoform X3 produces MVNSCCGSVCSDQGCGLENCCRPSCCQTTCCRTTCCRPSCCVSSCCRPQCCQSVCCQPTCCRPSCCQTTCCRPSCCISSCCRPSCCVSSCCRPQCCQSVCCQPTCCRPSCCISSSCHPSCCESSCCRPCCCLRPVCGRVSCHTTCYRPTCVISTCPRPLCCASSCC; encoded by the exons ATGGTCAACTCCTGTTGTGGCTCTGTGTGCTCTGACCAGGGCTGTGGCCTGGAGAACTGCTGCCGCCCCAGCTGCTGCCAGACCACCTGCTGCAGGACCACCTGCTGCCGCCCCAGCTGCTGTGTGTCCAGCTGCTGCAGGCCCCAGTGCTGCCAGTCTGTGTGCTGCCAGCCCACCTGCTGCCGCCCCAGCTGCTGCCAGA CCACCTGCTGCCGCCCCAGCTGCTGCATCTCCAGCTGCTGTCGCCCCAGCTGCTGTGTGTCCAGCTGCTGCAGGCCCCAGTGCTGCCAGTCTGTGTGCTGCCAGCCCACCTGCTGCCGCCCCAGCTGCTGCATCTCCAGCAGCTGCCACCCCTCTTGCTGTGAATCCAGCTGCTGCCGCCCCTGCTGCTGCCTGCGTCCAGTCTGTGGCCGAGTCTCCTGCCACACCACTTGCTATCGCCCAACCTGTGTCATCTCCACCTGCCCCCGCCCCTTGTGCTGTGCCTCCTCTTGCTGCTAA
- the LOC100580141 gene encoding keratin-associated protein 4-12 isoform X2, giving the protein MVNSCCGSVCSDQGCGLENCCRPSCCQTTCCRTTCCRPSCCVSSCCRPHCCQTTCCRTTCCRPGCCVSSCCRPQCCQSVCCQPTCCRPSCCISSCCRPSCCVSSCCRPQCCQSVCCQPTCCRPSCCISSSCHPSCCESSCCRPCCCLRPVCGRVSCHTTCYRPTCVISTCPRPLCCASSCC; this is encoded by the exons ATGGTCAACTCCTGTTGTGGCTCTGTGTGCTCTGACCAGGGCTGTGGCCTGGAGAACTGCTGCCGCCCCAGCTGCTGCCAGACCACCTGCTGCAGGACCACCTGCTGCCGCCCCAGCTGCTGTGTGTCCAGCTGCTGCAGGCCCCA CTGCTGCCAGACCACCTGCTGCAGGACCACCTGCTGCCGCCCCGGCTGCTGTGTGTCCAGCTGCTGCAGGCCCCAGTGCTGCCAGTCTGTGTGCTGCCAGCCCACCTGCTGCCGCCCCAGCTGCTGCATCTCCAGCTGCTGTCGCCCCAGCTGCTGTGTGTCCAGCTGCTGCAGGCCCCAGTGCTGCCAGTCTGTGTGCTGCCAGCCCACCTGCTGCCGCCCCAGCTGCTGCATCTCCAGCAGCTGCCACCCCTCTTGCTGTGAATCCAGCTGCTGCCGCCCCTGCTGCTGCCTGCGTCCAGTCTGTGGCCGAGTCTCCTGCCACACCACTTGCTATCGCCCAACCTGTGTCATCTCCACCTGCCCCCGCCCCTTGTGCTGTGCCTCCTCTTGCTGCTAA
- the LOC100580141 gene encoding keratin-associated protein 4-12 isoform X1 has product MVNSCCGSVCSDQGCGLENCCRPSCCQTTCCRTTCCRPSCCVSSCCRPQCCQSVCCQPTCCRPSCCQTTCCRTTCCRPGCCVSSCCRPQCCQSVCCQPTCCRPSCCISSCCRPSCCVSSCCRPQCCQSVCCQPTCCRPSCCISSSCHPSCCESSCCRPCCCLRPVCGRVSCHTTCYRPTCVISTCPRPLCCASSCC; this is encoded by the coding sequence ATGGTCAACTCCTGTTGTGGCTCTGTGTGCTCTGACCAGGGCTGTGGCCTGGAGAACTGCTGCCGCCCCAGCTGCTGCCAGACCACCTGCTGCAGGACCACCTGCTGCCGCCCCAGCTGCTGTGTGTCCAGCTGCTGCAGGCCCCAGTGCTGCCAGTCTGTGTGCTGCCAGCCCACCTGCTGCCGCCCCAGCTGCTGCCAGACCACCTGCTGCAGGACCACCTGCTGCCGCCCCGGCTGCTGTGTGTCCAGCTGCTGCAGGCCCCAGTGCTGCCAGTCTGTGTGCTGCCAGCCCACCTGCTGCCGCCCCAGCTGCTGCATCTCCAGCTGCTGTCGCCCCAGCTGCTGTGTGTCCAGCTGCTGCAGGCCCCAGTGCTGCCAGTCTGTGTGCTGCCAGCCCACCTGCTGCCGCCCCAGCTGCTGCATCTCCAGCAGCTGCCACCCCTCTTGCTGTGAATCCAGCTGCTGCCGCCCCTGCTGCTGCCTGCGTCCAGTCTGTGGCCGAGTCTCCTGCCACACCACTTGCTATCGCCCAACCTGTGTCATCTCCACCTGCCCCCGCCCCTTGTGCTGTGCCTCCTCTTGCTGCTAA